Proteins encoded in a region of the Populus nigra chromosome 3, ddPopNigr1.1, whole genome shotgun sequence genome:
- the LOC133688780 gene encoding stress response protein NST1, translating to MEHNDLGGGIFPGMGSGILGLELPLHQQQNPQNPHHLQHPQIVAYAHHESDHHQHSQQSAKHAYPFASTKPKQLSPLSNEDEPSFTGDDSTTDGKRKISPWQRMKWTDNMVRLLIMAVFYIGDEVGSEVSDPLGKKKPGGLAQKKGKWKSVSRAMMEKGFYVSPQQCEDKFNDLNKRYKRVNDILGKGTACRVVENQSLLDTMDLSPKMKDEVRKLLNSKHLFFREMCAYHNSCGHAGVASGINNSPEMATDPSHAQHQQATQQQQQQQQQQQYQRCSHSTENAQVVTNSRTETEGSKMAKLARNEEDDHDESEEDEDDYVEDEEEEDDDDERDDDDEDYEENEDEAVEGNSRHQNGHGHGDEDDHDEKSSRKRPRKEVFSATSSLMQQLNGEIMNVLRDGAKSSWEKNQWMKLKLVQLEEQQVNYQCQAFELEKQRLKWVRFSSKKEREMERAKLENERRRLENERMVLTVRKKELELLDTTHQQQQLPSNKRSDPSSIAG from the coding sequence ATGGAACACAATGATTTAGGTGGTGGGATATTTCCAGGCATGGGATCAGGAATACTAGGACTAGAATTGCCACTACACCAACAACAAAACCCACAAAACCCTCACCACTTGCAGCATCCCCAGATTGTAGCTTATGCCCACCATGAATCTGATCACCACCAACACTCCCAGCAATCTGCCAAGCATGCCTATCCTTTTGCCTCCACAAAGCCTAAACAATTATCACCATTGAGTAATGAAGATGAGCCTTCTTTCACTGGAGATGACAGCACCActgatggaaaaagaaaaatttctcCGTGGCAAAGAATGAAGTGGACTGATAATATGGTTAGGCTACTTATAATGGCAGTTTTTTACATTGGTGATGAGGTTGGGTCTGAAGTGAGTGATCCTTTAGGCAAGAAAAAGCCCGGTGGCCTGGCACAGAAGAAAGGGAAATGGAAATCAGTTTCTCGGGCAATGATGGAGAAAGGGTTTTATGTGTCTCCACAACAATGTGAGGATAAATTCAATGACTTGAACAAGAGGTATAAGAGGGTTAATGATATCCTTGGAAAGGGGACTGCCTGCAGGGTTGTGGAGAATCAAAGCTTGCTTGATACTATGGATTTGTCACCGAAAATGAAGGATGAAGTGAGAAAATTGCTCAATTCCAAGCACTTGTTTTTCAGAGAAATGTGTGCTTATCATAATAGCTGTGGCCATGCTGGGGTTGCCTCTGGTATTAATAACTCACCAGAGATGGCTACAGACCCATCTCATGCTCAGCACCAACAAGCAacacaacagcaacagcaacagcaacagcaacagcaatacCAAAGGTGTTCTCATTCAACTGAAAACGCTCAAGTTGTAACCAATTCGAGGACCGAAACAGAAGGGTCAAAAATGGCAAAATTGGCAAGAAATGAAGAGGATGACCACGACGAAAGCgaggaagatgaagatgatTATGTGGAGGATGAGGAGgaagaggatgatgatgatgaaagagACGATGATGATGAGGATTATGAAGAGAATGAGGATGAGGCAGTAGAAGGCAATTCAAGGCATCAAAACGGGCATGGGCATGGAGATGAAGATGACCATGACGAGAAATCATCACGGAAGAGGCCAAGAAAGGAAGTGTTTTCAGCAACATCATCTTTGATGCAGCAATTGAATGGGGAAATAATGAACGTGCTCCGAGATGGAGCAAAGAGTTCATGGGAGAAGAATCAGTGGATGAAGCTGAAGTTGGTGCAATTAGAGGAACAGCAAGTGAACTACCAGTGCCAGGCATTTGAGCTTGAAAAGCAAAGGTTGAAGTGGGTGAGATTCAGTAGCAAGAAAGAGAGGGAAATGGAGAGGGCTAAGCTAGAGAATGAGAGAAGAAGGCTTGAAAATGAGAGAATGGTACTGACTGTAAGGAAGAAAGAGCTTGAGTTGCTTGATACTACACATCAACAGCAACAACTGCCTTCAAACAAGCGGAGTGATCCTTCTTCCATTGCTGGATGA